The following proteins are encoded in a genomic region of Neospora caninum Liverpool complete genome, chromosome XI:
- a CDS encoding Ubiquitin carboxyl-terminal hydrolase, related: METMKISVKWNKQEFEDVEVDLGEPLALLNAQLMTLTGVPADRQKLMANRKLLKSVEDLRAAAKGGKSVKVTMLGTAEGGELQQPAEKTVFLEDLTPAQQAQLLREKNIEPLPTGLTNLGNTCYLASVLQMLRPCSELTRAIKSDMRNTTGDSAASYTALSGAAGAVHRLAVALKDFYGQWESTVGAVQPVLLVHAIREAFPQFARKAPAAPGGLGGGFMQQDAEECFSCLMTVLSDSLPVSQNRKAFEALPARYEKASNFVDALFAFDMRVTTRRERGGTALADAEGDAPAASPEIKRDKNTKFTCFLGTMQNPINTLDEGLKFSLAEERIDLGAASAGSAQTGAAGAGSEAASVTLVRSMQFETLPFYFLVQFMRFEWKRAGGQAEKAKVCRSVKFGPTLDLYMHCTDELKESLRIGRAVVALRREREAGGVKDTQREDEANAGKETSAVAAASDAVMADEKTPASTEPSAAGDSTVYRTGFFQLLGIVTHQGRHADTGHYVGWTKKDQREPRVIEKEKKQKEREEERKREENPSGVALKKKKAAPVDMWVKFDDDKVTETPWDQIDLAGGRSDYHIAYLLLFREILVDATEEEVQTVEKSHAEQMAQAQAVNKLPNGEEKKAQE; encoded by the exons ATGGAGACGATGAAGATCAGCGTGAAATGGAACAAGCAGGAATTCGAGGATGTCGAGGTGGATCTCGGCGAGCCTCTTGCTCTCCTCAACGCCCAGCTCAT GACTTTGACGGGGGTGCCCGCGGATCGGCAGAAGCTGATGGCGAACCGCAAGCTGCTCAAGAGCGTGGAGGATCTGCGCGCAGCTGccaagggaggaaagagcgtGAAAGTGACAATGCTCGGAACTGCCGAAGGCGGCGAGTTGCAACAGCCGGCGGAGAAAACGGTCTTCCTCGAGGACCTCACGCCTGCACAGCAAGCCCAGCTgctgcgagaaaaaaacatcGAACCTCTGCCCACC GGCCTCACGAATCTGGGAAACACCTGCTATCTGGCGTCAGTCCTGCAGATGCTGAGGCCTTGCAGCGAGCTCACCCGAGCCATCAAAAGCGACATGCGAAACACGACCGGCGATTCTGCCGCCTCATACACGGCTCTCTCAGGCGCCGCCGGAGCTGTACATCGCCTGGCTGTCGCGCTGAAGGATTTTTACGGCCAGTGGGAGTCGACTGTCGGCGCTGTTCAGCCTGTGCTCCTC GTCCATGCCATTCGAGAGGCCTTTCCTCAGTTTGCGAGAAAAgctcctgcggcgccgg GCGGCCTGGGAGGGGGTTTTATGCAGCAAGATGCAGAGGAGTGCTTCAGCTGTTTGATGACGGTGTTAAGCGACAGCTTGCCGGTGTCGCAGAACCGGAAGGCGTTCGAGGCTCTTCCAGCTCGGTACGAAAAGGCCTCGAACTTTGTCGATGCTTTGTTTGCCTTCGACATGCGTGTAACTACCCGACGCGAGCGCGGAGGAACGGCTCTCGCGGacgccgagggcgacgcacCGGCGGCTTCTCCAGAGATAAAGCGGGACAAAAACACAAAGTTCACCTGCTTCCTAGGCACCATGCAGAACCCGATCAACACCCTCGACGAGGGCCTCAAGTTCTCCCTCGCAGAAGAGCGCATCGATTTAGGCGCAGCCTCTGCAGGCTCGGCACAGACAGGCGCTGCTGGTGCAGGCTCTGAAGCAGCGAGTGTGACGCTCGTGCGGTCGATGCAGTTCGAGACGCTGCCTTTCTACTTTCTCGTCCAGTTCATGAGGTTCGAATGGAAACGCGCCGGTGGGCAGGCGGAAAAGGCCAAAGTCTGCAGAAGCGTGAAATTCGGGCCGACCCTCGACCTGTACATGCACTGCACCGAT GAGTTGAAGGAGAGCCTTCGCATCGGGCGCGCCGTCGTGGCTCTtcgacgagaaagggaagcagGCGGTGTGAAGGACACGCAAAGAGAAGATGAGGCGAATGCGGGCAAAGAGACGAGCGCAGTTGCTGCGGCTTCCGACGCCGTCATGGCTGACGAGA AGACTCCCGCGTCAACTGAGCCGTCGGCTGCAGGTGACAGTACGGTGTATCGCACGGGGTTTTTCCAGCTGTTGGGGATTGTGACTCACCAAGGCCGGCATGCAGACACTGGGCACTACGTGGGGTGGACGAAGAAAGACCAGCGGGAGCCTCGTGTCatcgagaaagagaagaagcagaaggagagagaggaggagcggaagcgagaagagaacccGAGTGGAGTGGCcttgaagaagaagaaggccgcaCCAGTTGACATGTGGGTCAAATTCGACGACGACAAAGTCACCGAGACACCGTGGGACCAGATCGACCTGGCTGGCGGACGCAGCGACTACCACATTGCCTATCTCCTTTTGTTTCGAGAGATTCTTGTGGAcgcgacagaggaggaagtgcAGACGGTTGAGAAGAGCCACGCAGAGCAAATGGCGCAAGCTCAGGCTGTGAACAAGCTGCCTaacggcgaagagaaaaaggcgcaagAGTAG